Genomic segment of bacterium:
GTGAAATATGATAATCTCGTGTTTTGAACGGTAGAGTTTTATGGCATGTTATATCATGTAATACATTATATGAAATAATATAACATAATGCCTGTCAATGCGATATGCTCTTCATGGCAAGCTGTCCGCATGCTGCGAGAATATCGCCGCCTTTGCTTTTTCTCACAAGTGCCGTGACATTGCCCGCGAACAGGATTTTCTGGAATTCCTCGACCCTTTCGTTCGATGGCCGTCTGAATGGCGAACCCTCGAATTCATTGTAGACGATGAGATTGACCTTCGATGGGACGGTGCGGGCAAGAGCGCGGAGCTTCATCGCGTGTTCCGGAGAGTCGTTGACGCCGTCGATGAGGATATACTCGAACGTCACTCTCCGCTTTGTCGTGCGTGCAAACTCGCGCGCCGCGGCAAGCAGCGCGGCTATCGGGTAGCGGCGGTTTATCGGCATGAGTTCATTGCGGAGCTCGTCATCGGAGGCGTTGAGCGACAGTGCGAGGCCGATGCGCCTAAATTCACCGGCAAGGCGCGCGAAACCGGGAATGAGCCCGCATGTCGAGACGGTCACTTTGCGCTGGCCGATGGAAAGCCCCGTTTCCATGGTGATGATTTTAATCGCCTTGAGGACTGCATCGAGATTATCGAGCGGGTCTCCCATGCCCATGAACACGATGTTGGTCAAATCGCCTCCGGATGCCTTGAGCCGGCTTCTCATCCTGAGGAGTTGATCGACAATCTCTCCAGCGGTCAGGTTACGGATGAAACCCATGGCGCCCGTGCGGCAGAACGCACAGTTCATTTTACACCCGACCTGGGAGGATATGCACGCGGTAGTCCTGTCTTCGTCGCGGATTATCACGCTCTCGATACGGTTTCCGTCACTGAGCTCCCAGACAAATTTTTCGGTCGATTCGTCGGCGGATCGAATATGATCGGACTCCCGTACGGCGCCGATGATGAAGCGGTCGGCGATTTCTTCGCGGAAGCTCCTGGCGAGATTGGTCATTTCATCGAACGAGACGGCGCAGCGTTCATGAATCCACCTGAATATCTGATCCCCGCGGTATTTTTCTTTCGTTCCCGTTAAAAGCGACGAGATTTCGTGGGGCAGTAATCCCGTCAGTATGGTTTTATCCATGGTGGTTTCCTTTATTATGGAGGTGAATTTACCATATGACATTTAAACGTGCAAGAGCATTTTGGGTTCTTGCATTGCTCGTCGCGTTTGTGTATATTTTCATCCATGAATAATACAATGCAACATCGGTGCATCCTGATACTGTCACTGTGCACGGTAATCATGGCCTCATGCGGAGGAGGAACAAAGAGCATCCGCAATGTGGATTTATTCGCCGATATCAGCTCGTATAAGCCGTTGCAGTTTACCACCTCTCAATCTGCCGATTCTACCCTTAAAGTATACACGACATCTTTTAAAGTCCAGAATCCCCTTGTAAGTTCCGGTACATCCGTGCGCACGGTCGATCCGAACCACGAGAACGATATTTACTGCATGGCAACCCTTCTGGACAGCCTGTCGACCGAAGCAGATATAGCCCGCCACTGTTTTTCGGATTCTCTCGACGCCGCTGCCTGCGAATCCTACAGAGAAAAATACCTGACCGAGCAGGAAAGACCCGGAATGTTCCGCATCCGCATAACCATGGAATCGGGTTTCTCGTCCAAATCGATGGAACCCAAGCTCTGGTCGATGTATATCGAAAACTCTCGGGGAATAATGATCGAGCCGGCGGATATCGTCGTATCGCCTGTTACGGCGCAGAGGGATTCCATATTTTCCGACTTCCACCGGGTCTATCTGCCGCGCCGTCTCTTAAAACGCGATATCACACTGTATTTCAACAGGAAAACTTTTTTCGGGGAAGACCTTCTCAGCAG
This window contains:
- the rlmN gene encoding 23S rRNA (adenine(2503)-C(2))-methyltransferase RlmN, which codes for MDKTILTGLLPHEISSLLTGTKEKYRGDQIFRWIHERCAVSFDEMTNLARSFREEIADRFIIGAVRESDHIRSADESTEKFVWELSDGNRIESVIIRDEDRTTACISSQVGCKMNCAFCRTGAMGFIRNLTAGEIVDQLLRMRSRLKASGGDLTNIVFMGMGDPLDNLDAVLKAIKIITMETGLSIGQRKVTVSTCGLIPGFARLAGEFRRIGLALSLNASDDELRNELMPINRRYPIAALLAAAREFARTTKRRVTFEYILIDGVNDSPEHAMKLRALARTVPSKVNLIVYNEFEGSPFRRPSNERVEEFQKILFAGNVTALVRKSKGGDILAACGQLAMKSISH